One genomic region from Thalassotalea sp. PS06 encodes:
- a CDS encoding MFS transporter, which translates to MESIVSWINPTLLVVSLAMMAGVWVLNNVYRYPRNIWVLVVSQPLLLCISPTMTFISGILAREIAPDATLATLPLTMMIVGLAASTLLAARLSALSGRKKATNMGYAIALIGALLATFAAKYQNFYVLIAASICFGSSLAFSQQLRFAALESVSEKEGPRVISTLMLSGIAAAMIGPEVALMSKDWLPSQGTYVGSFVALACLIIASMAIFQWFSNPKIAQVETHDSPGRPLNEIVKQPVFIIAVCSAAIGYGVMSLLMTATPLSMHGVHGHSLDDTKWVIQSHIAAMFLPSLITGSLIKRFGAANILIAGSIVMFLVLVIALGGHQVVHYWWALVLLGIGWNFLFITGTVILPQSYQHNERFKVQAVNDFTIFTVQALGSLLAGYLLFSSNWNTLIMIASPFVAIMLVISIIQYRRERSYPMGSESITKIK; encoded by the coding sequence ATGGAATCTATCGTATCCTGGATTAATCCTACCCTGCTTGTGGTTTCTCTCGCCATGATGGCCGGCGTCTGGGTATTAAATAATGTTTATCGATATCCGAGAAATATCTGGGTACTGGTAGTTTCACAACCTCTGTTACTTTGTATTTCTCCGACCATGACCTTTATTAGCGGTATCCTCGCCAGAGAAATCGCGCCAGATGCAACGCTTGCGACACTACCGCTGACCATGATGATTGTCGGACTTGCGGCGTCTACGTTACTTGCCGCAAGATTGAGCGCCCTGTCAGGCCGCAAAAAAGCCACGAACATGGGTTACGCTATCGCCTTAATCGGCGCTTTATTGGCGACATTCGCTGCAAAGTATCAAAACTTCTATGTGTTGATTGCCGCCAGTATTTGTTTCGGTTCCAGTCTGGCTTTCTCTCAGCAACTAAGATTTGCCGCCCTTGAAAGTGTTTCCGAGAAAGAAGGGCCTCGGGTGATCTCGACATTAATGCTTTCTGGTATTGCGGCCGCAATGATTGGCCCGGAAGTAGCGTTAATGAGCAAAGACTGGCTGCCCTCGCAAGGAACTTACGTTGGCTCTTTTGTGGCCCTTGCCTGCTTAATTATCGCCAGCATGGCAATCTTTCAATGGTTTAGTAATCCTAAAATCGCTCAGGTTGAAACACACGACAGCCCCGGCAGACCACTTAATGAAATCGTTAAACAACCGGTATTTATCATTGCTGTCTGCTCGGCAGCTATTGGCTATGGGGTGATGAGTTTATTAATGACAGCAACGCCTTTGAGCATGCATGGCGTGCATGGCCACAGTCTCGACGACACCAAATGGGTGATTCAAAGTCATATTGCCGCCATGTTCCTGCCTTCACTTATTACCGGCAGCCTAATCAAACGCTTTGGCGCCGCCAATATTCTGATTGCTGGCTCTATCGTGATGTTTTTGGTTTTAGTCATCGCTTTAGGTGGGCATCAGGTGGTTCATTATTGGTGGGCGTTGGTATTGCTGGGCATTGGTTGGAATTTTCTGTTCATTACCGGCACCGTAATTTTGCCGCAAAGTTATCAGCACAATGAAAGATTCAAGGTGCAGGCCGTGAATGACTTTACCATCTTTACCGTCCAGGCCTTAGGCTCCTTATTGGCCGGCTACCTGCTGTTTTCCAGCAACTGGAACACCTTGATCATGATCGCCTCTCCATTTGTGGCCATCATGCTGGTGATAAGTATCATCCAATATCGTCGTGAACGCTCTTACCCTATGGGGTCAGAGTCAATTACCAAAATTAAATAA
- a CDS encoding amidohydrolase family protein, whose amino-acid sequence MNKTLIASIVAAGVTVSAGAAAENIAIVGGKVHTMTSTGTLEKATILIEDNKITKVGKDITVSGEYRVIDATGKVVTPGLMGAFTSLGLVEVPSYGSGVDANAGKAAISAGLDASYAITPDTSLRDITRIEGFTSVASAVSQSATMFKGQGAIVTLGNDETPVTKARAFMVVDVSESGAHKAGGSRAALWVELRDALKQAEYAQNIRFTPQTEWHGMPVADVKALVPVVKGDTPLLVIAHRATDIRQVIALKEEFSSLNITLVGAAEGWRVADEIGAVGFSVILNPESNLPYSFQQNAATLANAGRLNEAGVNVAIGMNTHNIRLASQNAGNAVANGLPYQAGLASLTSSVAKIYGLEDTHGSLKAGMTADVVVWSGDPLEVMHAPTNVIINGEEVKLESRQTKLRDRYLSLESDKPVQYTRP is encoded by the coding sequence ATGAACAAGACGTTAATTGCTTCAATTGTTGCTGCTGGTGTAACCGTGAGTGCTGGCGCAGCTGCAGAAAATATCGCCATTGTTGGCGGTAAAGTACATACCATGACTTCAACCGGTACCCTGGAAAAAGCAACGATACTGATTGAAGATAACAAAATTACAAAAGTCGGCAAGGACATCACGGTTTCTGGCGAATATCGTGTGATTGATGCTACCGGCAAAGTGGTAACCCCTGGGTTAATGGGGGCGTTTACGTCGTTAGGCCTGGTGGAAGTTCCTTCTTACGGCTCAGGCGTTGATGCCAATGCTGGAAAGGCAGCCATCAGTGCAGGACTTGATGCCTCCTATGCGATTACGCCAGACACAAGCTTGCGTGATATTACCCGTATCGAGGGTTTCACCAGTGTTGCTAGCGCGGTTTCTCAGTCTGCGACTATGTTCAAAGGCCAGGGTGCGATTGTTACGTTAGGTAATGATGAAACGCCTGTAACCAAGGCGCGTGCTTTTATGGTAGTGGATGTTAGCGAAAGTGGTGCTCATAAGGCTGGCGGCAGTCGCGCCGCACTTTGGGTTGAGCTTCGCGATGCATTGAAACAAGCGGAATATGCTCAGAATATTCGTTTTACGCCGCAAACTGAATGGCATGGTATGCCGGTTGCTGATGTCAAAGCCTTAGTCCCTGTGGTTAAAGGTGATACACCATTATTGGTGATTGCACATCGTGCTACTGACATTCGTCAGGTTATTGCGTTAAAAGAAGAGTTTTCGTCTTTAAACATTACCTTGGTTGGCGCCGCTGAAGGTTGGCGTGTTGCCGATGAAATTGGTGCCGTGGGCTTTTCGGTAATTCTTAATCCGGAATCTAACCTGCCATATAGCTTCCAGCAAAACGCCGCGACACTGGCTAATGCGGGTCGTTTAAACGAAGCCGGTGTAAATGTGGCGATCGGTATGAATACTCATAATATCCGTTTAGCCTCACAAAATGCTGGTAATGCGGTAGCTAATGGTTTGCCTTATCAGGCAGGCCTGGCGTCATTGACCTCTTCTGTAGCCAAAATCTATGGCCTTGAAGACACTCATGGCAGCTTGAAAGCAGGCATGACAGCCGATGTTGTGGTTTGGTCTGGTGACCCTCTTGAGGTTATGCATGCACCAACCAATGTCATTATCAATGGTGAAGAGGTAAAACTGGAATCACGCCAGACAAAACTGCGTGATCGTTACCTGAGCTTAGAATCCGATAAGCCAGTACAGTACACCCGCCCATAA
- a CDS encoding amidohydrolase → MINKTLNKALFTGVSLLALATLAGCGEQEKKDTKEQDALVEINKNPFPSTYEPLPSEATLITNVTLLDGIGGQMENASILLENGKIKAVGTDITAPDGVKTIDGKGKWVTPGIVDAHSHLGVYATPDAHAHADGNEMTKPVTAAVWAEHSIWPQDPGFRRALAGGVTSMQILPGSANLVGGRSVTVKNLPDRTIQDMKFPDAPYGLKMACGENPKRVYGKKGGPMTRMGNVAGYRQAWIDAKAYKEQWEKYYDDYEAGENPKAPKRDLAKDTLAGVLDGDILVHMHCYRADEMVVMIDVMKEFDYQITSFQHGVEAYKIADKLAENNICSAMWADWWGFKMEAYDGIRENIPMVEQAGACAIVHSDSDQGIQRLNQEAAKALSDGQRAGIDISKAQAWTWLSANPAKSLGIFEKTGSLEVGKNADVVLWSADPFSTYAQAELVYIDGGLAFDRNNPESWAISDFELGQAGEGDHK, encoded by the coding sequence ATGATTAACAAAACGCTCAACAAGGCGTTGTTCACAGGTGTCTCTTTACTTGCACTTGCAACCCTTGCCGGTTGTGGAGAGCAGGAAAAGAAAGACACTAAGGAACAGGACGCCCTGGTCGAAATTAATAAAAATCCTTTCCCTAGTACCTATGAACCCCTTCCGTCTGAGGCTACATTGATCACCAATGTTACCTTGCTTGATGGTATTGGCGGGCAAATGGAAAATGCCTCGATTTTGCTTGAAAACGGCAAAATCAAAGCCGTCGGAACCGACATTACCGCCCCGGATGGTGTTAAAACCATTGATGGTAAAGGCAAGTGGGTTACTCCAGGTATTGTTGATGCGCACTCACACTTAGGTGTATATGCGACGCCTGACGCTCATGCACATGCTGATGGTAATGAAATGACTAAACCGGTAACTGCAGCAGTTTGGGCTGAGCACTCTATCTGGCCACAGGATCCCGGCTTTCGTCGCGCTCTAGCCGGTGGTGTAACGTCCATGCAAATTCTTCCGGGTTCTGCGAACCTGGTTGGTGGTCGCAGTGTCACCGTTAAAAACTTACCAGATCGTACTATCCAGGATATGAAATTCCCGGATGCACCATACGGCCTGAAAATGGCCTGTGGTGAAAACCCTAAACGTGTTTACGGTAAAAAAGGCGGCCCAATGACCCGTATGGGTAATGTCGCAGGTTATCGTCAGGCGTGGATTGATGCCAAAGCTTATAAAGAGCAATGGGAAAAATACTACGACGATTATGAAGCGGGAGAGAATCCGAAAGCGCCAAAACGCGATCTTGCAAAAGATACCTTAGCGGGTGTGCTTGATGGTGATATCTTAGTTCACATGCATTGTTATCGTGCCGATGAAATGGTGGTGATGATTGATGTAATGAAGGAGTTTGATTATCAAATTACCAGTTTCCAGCACGGTGTTGAGGCATACAAGATAGCCGACAAACTTGCGGAAAATAACATCTGTTCAGCGATGTGGGCTGATTGGTGGGGCTTTAAAATGGAAGCCTATGATGGTATTCGCGAGAATATTCCAATGGTTGAGCAGGCTGGAGCTTGCGCCATCGTTCACTCTGATTCCGATCAGGGTATTCAACGCCTGAATCAGGAAGCGGCGAAAGCCTTATCTGATGGACAACGCGCTGGTATCGACATTTCAAAAGCACAGGCATGGACCTGGTTATCTGCTAATCCAGCGAAATCACTGGGCATCTTTGAAAAAACCGGTTCTTTAGAAGTTGGCAAAAACGCCGATGTGGTTTTATGGTCTGCGGATCCTTTCTCAACTTATGCACAGGCCGAATTAGTATACATTGATGGCGGTCTGGCATTTGATAGAAACAACCCTGAAAGCTGGGCAATCAGCGATTTCGAGCTAGGACAAGCAGGCGAAGGAGATCACAAATGA
- the ubiD gene encoding 4-hydroxy-3-polyprenylbenzoate decarboxylase, which yields MKYKDLRDFIEKLEQQGQLKRIRQPISTDLVMTEISDRTLKAKGPALLFENPIGHDMPVLTNLFGTPERVAMAMGQENVEALREVGKLLAMLKEPEPPKGFKDAIDKMPIFKQVLNMPAKRLKKAPCQEFVMTGDDVDLTKLPIQRCWPGDVAPLITWGLTVTRGPEKERQNLGIYRQQLLGPNKVIMRWLSHRGGALDFQEFKQRHPGEKFPVSVALGADPATILGAVTPVPDSLSEYAFAGLLRGSKTEVVKCLSNDLEVPASAEIVLEGYIDPEEMAPEGPYGDHTGYYNEVDDFPVFTVTHVTHRKEPIYHSTYTGRPPDEPAILGVALNEVFVPLIQKQFPEIVDFYLPPEGCSYRMAVVTMKKQYPGHAKRVMMGVWSFLRQFMYTKFVIVCDDDVDARNWEDVVWAMTTRMDPARDTTLVENTPIDYLDFASPVSGLGSKMGMDATNKWPGETDREWGTPIIMDQAVIEEVDALWDELDIK from the coding sequence ATGAAATACAAAGATTTACGCGACTTTATTGAGAAACTGGAGCAGCAGGGCCAGTTAAAGCGCATTCGCCAACCGATATCCACGGATTTGGTGATGACGGAAATCAGTGACCGAACCTTGAAAGCCAAGGGGCCGGCGCTGTTATTTGAAAACCCAATTGGTCACGATATGCCAGTACTGACAAACCTGTTTGGTACTCCAGAGCGTGTGGCTATGGCGATGGGTCAGGAGAATGTCGAAGCTTTGCGTGAAGTAGGCAAACTTCTGGCAATGCTCAAAGAACCAGAACCACCAAAAGGTTTCAAAGACGCCATCGACAAAATGCCAATATTCAAACAAGTATTGAATATGCCAGCTAAACGACTGAAAAAAGCACCATGTCAGGAATTTGTGATGACAGGTGATGACGTCGACTTAACCAAGTTACCGATTCAGCGTTGCTGGCCGGGAGATGTTGCGCCACTAATTACCTGGGGCTTAACCGTAACTCGCGGTCCAGAAAAAGAACGTCAGAATCTGGGTATCTATCGCCAGCAACTATTGGGCCCTAACAAGGTCATTATGCGTTGGCTATCGCATCGTGGCGGGGCTCTGGATTTTCAGGAATTCAAACAACGCCATCCAGGCGAAAAGTTTCCGGTTTCCGTGGCTCTGGGCGCGGATCCGGCAACCATTTTGGGCGCGGTTACGCCAGTGCCTGATTCCTTGTCCGAATATGCGTTTGCCGGTTTACTACGTGGCAGTAAGACCGAAGTGGTGAAATGTCTCAGCAATGACTTGGAAGTCCCGGCATCCGCGGAGATTGTTCTCGAAGGTTATATCGACCCTGAAGAAATGGCGCCTGAAGGCCCGTACGGCGATCATACGGGTTATTACAATGAAGTGGATGATTTCCCGGTTTTCACCGTAACCCATGTGACTCATCGTAAAGAGCCAATTTATCACAGCACCTACACGGGCCGTCCGCCAGATGAGCCAGCAATTTTAGGAGTGGCATTGAACGAAGTGTTTGTGCCCTTGATTCAAAAACAGTTCCCGGAAATTGTCGATTTCTATCTACCCCCTGAAGGGTGTTCATACCGTATGGCGGTGGTGACGATGAAAAAGCAATATCCAGGTCATGCCAAACGGGTGATGATGGGTGTCTGGTCATTCCTGCGTCAGTTCATGTACACCAAGTTTGTGATTGTCTGCGACGATGACGTAGATGCGCGCAACTGGGAAGATGTGGTGTGGGCGATGACTACCCGCATGGATCCAGCCCGTGATACAACCCTAGTGGAAAACACCCCAATCGATTACCTCGATTTTGCCTCGCCAGTATCTGGTTTAGGTTCAAAAATGGGGATGGACGCCACCAATAAATGGCCGGGCGAGACCGATCGTGAGTGGGGGACGCCGATTATTATGGATCAGGCCGTTATCGAAGAAGTCGATGCCCTCTGGGATGAGTTAGACATTAAATAG
- the fre gene encoding NAD(P)H-flavin reductase, translated as MNTISCNVQSITPLTAHVYQILLKPEQACDFKAGQYLNFVMSDDDKRPFSIASSPGDELIELQIGAFAADGWAMQVIDHVKANKTVTIEMPAGSAHLREDSHRPVILLAGGTGFSYIKSILGQLVKSQTKRPVWVYWGLRDESACYQLAETKALVNQLPRAKFFPIVETATANWKGRIGKVHEPLMEDIFSLEPYDIYLAGRFDMVGFLREEFIKKGAIVEHMYADAFAFIKS; from the coding sequence ATGAACACCATTAGCTGTAACGTTCAATCCATTACGCCATTAACGGCACACGTCTATCAAATTCTGTTAAAGCCAGAACAAGCCTGCGACTTCAAAGCGGGTCAGTATCTGAATTTTGTTATGAGTGACGATGACAAGCGCCCGTTTTCCATCGCCAGCAGCCCGGGTGATGAGCTGATTGAATTGCAAATTGGTGCTTTCGCCGCAGACGGCTGGGCCATGCAGGTAATCGATCACGTTAAGGCCAATAAAACCGTTACTATCGAAATGCCAGCAGGTAGTGCGCACCTGCGTGAAGACAGTCATCGTCCGGTTATTTTGCTAGCCGGTGGCACAGGTTTTTCTTACATCAAATCGATTTTAGGACAACTGGTTAAGTCGCAAACTAAGCGTCCAGTTTGGGTTTACTGGGGACTTCGTGATGAATCCGCTTGTTATCAGCTAGCCGAAACTAAAGCTTTAGTTAATCAGTTACCACGAGCGAAATTTTTCCCCATCGTAGAAACTGCAACCGCTAACTGGAAAGGTCGTATCGGTAAAGTTCATGAGCCGTTAATGGAGGATATCTTCTCGCTGGAGCCATACGATATTTATCTGGCTGGTCGCTTTGATATGGTCGGTTTTTTACGTGAAGAATTTATTAAAAAGGGCGCCATAGTCGAGCATATGTATGCCGATGCTTTTGCGTTTATCAAAAGCTAA
- a CDS encoding biotin/lipoyl-containing protein: MNIDIKIPEFGDKNESAVVLDIYVNQGMQVKKEDILFNVETDKVVLEVTAPETGTISQMMIEAGASVTSGQLVMQLSDNRPEFAVTADDDVAVSGSGSEQDAQLLEKHSDVSADSEAISADTDPATESEPAKDPQPEKVAPKSAATDQEPEQETEHVEVPEPAPVPQPSEKPNDIPTTTKFSAWQIALLFVAICAIGLLISAI, translated from the coding sequence ATGAATATAGATATCAAAATACCTGAATTTGGCGATAAAAATGAATCAGCGGTGGTTCTCGATATCTATGTAAATCAGGGCATGCAGGTCAAAAAAGAAGACATTCTGTTTAATGTGGAAACCGATAAAGTTGTGCTGGAAGTAACTGCCCCGGAAACCGGAACCATTAGCCAGATGATGATTGAAGCCGGTGCGTCAGTCACATCCGGGCAACTCGTGATGCAACTGTCGGACAACCGTCCAGAGTTCGCCGTAACGGCCGATGATGATGTTGCTGTTTCAGGCTCTGGTTCTGAGCAAGATGCTCAGCTCCTCGAGAAACATTCAGATGTATCAGCCGATAGCGAGGCTATATCTGCCGACACAGATCCGGCGACAGAGTCTGAGCCAGCAAAAGACCCACAACCGGAAAAAGTTGCACCAAAGAGCGCGGCTACCGACCAGGAACCTGAACAGGAAACTGAACATGTAGAGGTTCCCGAGCCAGCACCAGTACCTCAGCCTTCAGAAAAGCCAAATGACATTCCGACGACAACTAAATTTTCTGCCTGGCAGATCGCCCTGTTATTCGTGGCAATCTGCGCAATCGGTCTTTTAATAAGTGCTATCTGA
- a CDS encoding protease complex subunit PrcB family protein, with translation MMQYKNGLVFLLFFSSLLIFSANSLAAKRSILYQVLYQDSDFYDDNAFANKSIKVIRDWNSYADEVIKHTQDAIIDVDFSQSQVVVIDMGNRPNTGYGLKISSVLEFEDHIVVYSKFSVLDSSSGDCLPGEAINNPIIILKVDSQKEIIVREKYKTTTC, from the coding sequence ATGATGCAATATAAAAATGGACTTGTTTTTCTGCTTTTCTTCTCTTCCCTTTTAATCTTTTCCGCCAATTCTCTTGCCGCTAAACGCTCGATTTTATATCAGGTTCTCTATCAGGATTCAGACTTTTATGATGATAATGCGTTTGCTAATAAATCTATTAAAGTGATTCGCGATTGGAATAGCTATGCGGACGAAGTTATCAAACACACCCAGGATGCCATTATCGATGTCGATTTTTCTCAATCCCAGGTAGTAGTGATCGATATGGGAAACCGCCCCAATACCGGATATGGCTTGAAGATAAGTAGTGTCCTGGAATTTGAAGATCACATTGTGGTTTACAGCAAATTTAGCGTGCTTGATAGCAGTTCTGGCGATTGTTTGCCGGGGGAGGCGATCAATAATCCGATTATCATTCTGAAAGTTGACTCACAAAAAGAAATCATCGTACGTGAAAAATACAAAACTACGACTTGCTAG
- a CDS encoding zinc-dependent alcohol dehydrogenase family protein — MKAIQLNQFTTNLDELAVIDTDIPTPGKGQVLVKMLFSAINPSDLNYIRGDYQSALNRLIWNRDNDLAMPFFQPGNQHPHPQLPYTPGGEGVGIVVANGGGLLARQLQGKRVAISAGPPMGTWQEYTVVDAKKAVAVPTAISDEQAAMLLINPLSSYGMLTDVLKVKKGRWLLQSGGASALGKMIIKMCLQFGVNTISIVRRDDQIAELREIGANEVISLQGCEDNNLYSHVQQQVHQITAGKGVDYGLDCIGGAMLEAMLPCLTLNGKMLVYGTLAKADAQVFSRDLMMPCASIHGFFAGNWLAQKTLLQKIYLLRGMKKMALAGCFETTIDSIYAIDEIHQALQSSIKSGKAGKVLIKFS, encoded by the coding sequence ATGAAAGCGATTCAACTTAATCAATTCACAACAAACCTCGATGAGTTAGCGGTGATTGATACTGATATTCCCACCCCCGGAAAAGGTCAGGTGCTGGTTAAAATGCTGTTTAGCGCCATTAATCCCAGTGATCTAAATTACATTCGCGGTGATTACCAAAGTGCGCTGAATCGCCTGATTTGGAATCGCGACAATGATTTAGCCATGCCGTTCTTCCAGCCTGGGAATCAACATCCACATCCACAGTTGCCATACACTCCAGGGGGGGAAGGTGTTGGAATAGTGGTAGCAAATGGCGGTGGTCTGCTTGCCAGACAATTGCAAGGCAAACGTGTCGCCATATCTGCAGGTCCGCCTATGGGAACCTGGCAGGAATACACGGTCGTTGATGCTAAAAAGGCGGTCGCCGTTCCCACTGCGATCAGTGATGAACAGGCGGCAATGTTACTTATCAATCCACTGTCTTCTTATGGCATGTTGACCGATGTTTTAAAGGTTAAGAAAGGCCGCTGGCTGTTACAAAGCGGCGGAGCATCAGCACTTGGCAAAATGATTATAAAGATGTGTCTGCAATTCGGGGTCAACACCATCAGTATCGTCAGGAGAGATGATCAGATTGCTGAGCTTCGAGAGATCGGCGCCAACGAAGTGATTTCGTTGCAAGGATGTGAAGACAACAACCTGTATTCACATGTCCAACAACAGGTACATCAAATCACCGCAGGCAAAGGCGTCGATTATGGTCTGGATTGTATTGGTGGAGCAATGCTCGAAGCCATGCTCCCATGTTTAACGTTAAACGGGAAAATGCTGGTATACGGCACACTCGCGAAAGCCGATGCGCAGGTATTTTCGCGGGATTTAATGATGCCATGCGCCAGTATTCACGGCTTTTTTGCTGGTAACTGGCTGGCACAAAAGACCTTGCTACAAAAAATATATCTGCTTCGCGGCATGAAAAAAATGGCTCTCGCGGGCTGTTTTGAAACGACCATTGATTCCATTTATGCAATCGATGAGATCCATCAAGCTTTGCAAAGCAGTATTAAATCAGGAAAAGCAGGCAAAGTGCTGATTAAATTCAGCTAA
- a CDS encoding DUF799 domain-containing protein → MLLAAVVLAGCQHTTVTKEQAFPNMYKEKPAAILVVPAINETTAADAADLYSTTIAKPLAEAGYYVLSIPYTKQFLFREGVVDGKQLEGVPMNKYQQMFGADAVLFVTIKSWDTNYYITGGNVTVAANFELKSTVTSDTIWQYDGIVVHNTSGNSGNLVADLIATAITTAMVDYVPVADQVNTRIVNTLPVGKYHQRHNTDGNDKSVLLPTGSGS, encoded by the coding sequence ATGCTTTTAGCTGCTGTTGTTTTGGCGGGTTGTCAACATACCACGGTTACCAAGGAACAGGCGTTTCCTAACATGTACAAGGAAAAACCAGCGGCGATCTTAGTTGTGCCAGCCATTAATGAAACAACGGCCGCTGATGCTGCGGATTTGTATTCTACAACCATTGCTAAACCCCTTGCTGAAGCGGGTTACTATGTATTATCGATTCCCTACACCAAACAATTTTTGTTCCGGGAAGGTGTCGTCGATGGTAAGCAATTAGAAGGCGTACCAATGAACAAGTATCAACAGATGTTTGGTGCTGATGCGGTTCTGTTTGTCACCATTAAAAGCTGGGATACTAATTATTATATCACCGGCGGCAATGTCACTGTGGCGGCAAATTTTGAACTTAAATCGACGGTAACATCAGATACTATCTGGCAATATGACGGCATTGTTGTTCACAACACCAGTGGTAATTCCGGTAATCTGGTAGCCGATCTCATTGCTACTGCCATTACCACTGCCATGGTCGATTATGTGCCAGTTGCTGATCAGGTAAACACCAGGATTGTGAATACGCTGCCGGTTGGTAAGTATCATCAGCGTCATAACACCGATGGCAATGATAAGAGTGTACTATTGCCAACAGGTTCGGGCTCCTGA
- a CDS encoding DUF4810 domain-containing protein, which translates to MIKKLLIVVLVAAVTGCAAPSIYYWGDYSDTLYQYTKEPSEQTLAAHRAELMDIIETAEKKRKKVPPGIYFELGMIEAKSGNHRMATEYLLKEQSLFPESETYVALALKEIEVI; encoded by the coding sequence ATGATCAAAAAATTACTGATTGTTGTGTTAGTCGCAGCCGTAACCGGTTGTGCGGCTCCGTCTATTTATTACTGGGGCGACTATTCCGATACTTTGTATCAGTACACGAAAGAACCGAGTGAACAAACGCTGGCAGCACATCGTGCTGAATTAATGGATATTATCGAGACCGCTGAGAAAAAGCGCAAAAAGGTTCCACCAGGAATTTATTTTGAGCTGGGCATGATTGAAGCGAAAAGTGGTAATCACAGAATGGCTACCGAATATCTGTTGAAAGAGCAGTCATTATTTCCAGAATCGGAAACTTATGTAGCGTTGGCTCTAAAGGAAATAGAGGTTATTTAA
- a CDS encoding CsgG/HfaB family protein, with translation MNAKISLVISAALALTACTSATQEVVNQPIETTPQVSKTIAEPMEMSLKRVVAISRFSDETKRGNSFLVDQNNDRIGKQAADILSARLTDSGKFIMLERSDIAAVARENEIENTVANVAAADFLIIGSVSEYGRSNVSDVGIFSRNKKQKAFVTVNVRLVNTKTSQVVFSEEATGEATAEANKVFGVGNTASYDSSLDDKALSAAVSKLVSDIMENLLDSPWQAYLLSKENDGFYMSGGENQGIKKQDKFAVISKGKLIKNPQTGMMVEMPGKEVAQIEVIEFIGEGNNSLSFAKVVSGDIDEARLDDYVVREL, from the coding sequence ATGAACGCCAAAATATCATTAGTCATTTCTGCAGCTCTGGCTTTAACCGCCTGTACTTCAGCGACTCAGGAAGTCGTAAATCAACCTATTGAAACCACTCCTCAAGTAAGCAAAACGATTGCTGAACCCATGGAGATGTCATTAAAACGCGTCGTCGCGATTTCACGTTTCAGCGATGAAACCAAGCGCGGTAATAGTTTTTTAGTCGATCAAAACAATGATCGCATTGGTAAACAAGCCGCCGATATTCTGTCAGCCAGATTAACCGATAGTGGCAAATTCATTATGCTGGAACGTTCGGATATTGCCGCCGTTGCCCGTGAAAATGAAATCGAAAATACCGTGGCGAATGTCGCAGCCGCAGACTTTCTGATTATCGGCTCGGTATCAGAATATGGCCGCTCAAATGTCAGTGATGTGGGAATATTTTCTCGCAATAAAAAACAAAAAGCATTTGTGACCGTTAATGTACGCTTAGTAAATACTAAAACCTCACAAGTTGTTTTTTCCGAAGAAGCAACGGGTGAAGCGACTGCCGAAGCCAATAAGGTTTTTGGTGTCGGTAATACCGCCAGTTACGACAGTTCTTTGGATGATAAAGCGTTAAGCGCAGCTGTATCCAAATTAGTTTCCGATATCATGGAAAACCTTTTAGATTCTCCTTGGCAGGCCTATCTGTTGAGCAAAGAGAATGATGGATTTTATATGTCCGGTGGTGAAAACCAGGGCATTAAGAAACAAGATAAATTTGCTGTGATTAGCAAAGGTAAATTGATCAAAAATCCGCAGACTGGAATGATGGTTGAAATGCCGGGTAAAGAAGTTGCGCAGATTGAAGTGATAGAATTTATCGGTGAAGGAAATAACTCATTGTCATTTGCTAAGGTTGTTAGCGGCGATATTGATGAGGCAAGACTCGATGACTATGTCGTTCGTGAATTATAA